The nucleotide sequence GCGGATTAAAATCTAGTTCCTAGAGTCTTACCGCTAAGTAGTGGTCATATATTTTCCAAGGGCCCTCAAGGAGGGCGTGATCTAAATCATTTTTAGAGTAAGGCTTAACCAGGTAGAAGTCATTGCCCAGGTCAATAATGTCTACTCCACCAAATCTCCCCCATAAAGTTTCTATTTTCCTCTTCATGGCTGCATAACCAATTTTCTTTCCCATTAGTTTAACTATTAGGGATTTCCACCACAGTTTTCAGAGTTCTTTTTTGATTGTATCGTTGATGATAATGTTAAACAGTCCTTCTCCCATATCTACCACTGTTACTTCTTCTgattctttcttttttccttctccTCTTACTTCTGTTGTTTCATGTATTTTCTCCTGGTCACTCATCATATCTTCCTTCTCTGAATCTGACATGTTATCATTGGACATGGCTCCTACTCCAGTCACTATGTTCGCATAAGATCTTGTTCCATAACTTCTTTCGTTGTCATCAGTCTTCATGTTGAGGGGTGAGAGCTTGGGTCCCCGAATAACCTTCTTCTCCTTTCCTATCTTCTTGCTACTGCGCAGTGGGTTCTCACGATTTTACGGTGGTCATGGTGGCTCATTGGGGGCCCTTTCCGGTCGCTCATTGCCGGTCATGGGTAGAAGAGGCTGGTTGCGTATGGGATGTACAGAGAGAAAATAGAGATACCACTAACAGCTAATAGGTAGAGCACGATATTACTTACAAAATTACTTTTGAATATTATAACGAGTTGACAACAATTATTTTTAACGTAGAGACAATAACAATAGTACAAGATAAACTTTTTGGTGCTTGGCCCAGTAGAAGTAGAATGAAATGATGCTAGAGGTGCAGGACAAGAGTGAGAGCAACTCCAACGCTACAGTATCAAGGCACCGGATTCGATGGTCccagaacgtttggaccattaaatggtcccataacaaaacatgtttttaaaatctttttaacaACTGCTACATAGtcctttaactaattttaattacaaattaaccccatatattttatttaataaaaaatacagttttttattttataaattattattttatcaatcatctattatgtttattaacaataaaaaataaaaataataatgaattagatcttccattgatcgtaataaacCTCTTGGTCATTCCAATGAATCAAAAGTTTATATTTGATCCGTGACGTTCGTGATCAACAATAAAatcatgtttccttgaaaaccaatcgattggaatttcaaaacaatcgattgaattataactcaatcaattggattacagtttatcacaaaacaatcgattgaaaattgcaaGGCAGCATGGTTTTCGCtaaatcaatcgattggttatatgacccaatcgattgaacgatgaataaaaagtggatttttgtaattcaatcgattgtttatactcTCCAATCAATTGAATGCTTGAAAACAACCTGAGGTCTcaccaaaacaatcgattgatTTTGTTATTCAATCGATTAAATTCACCAAAACAATATGGATttgccaaattcaatcgattggttgtgtaTGTGAAttccaattcaatcgattggaaagcgttgtaaatgatttttttttctgaatttAATCGGTTGTTAATATATTccaattgattgaaatttgaaatgcCTATCTATTAAACAAGAAAACCATACGTATTCACACCCAGTCTCTCCCCGTTTTGAAACGTAAGAACACCAGTTTGGTTCCTCTCTCCTTTCTCTAAAATCCAGAAAGCTTCTCAAGTTGAATTGTTAAAAAAATCATTGTTGTTATGGTGCAGTCAAATGGGTAAGCAAAGGGAGaaatggaagaaagaagaagacgcGCTCATTGAGGCGTCGAGAAACATAGGAGAGGCAAATGGAGGGAGATTCTAAATGATCCGGAATTTGCACCCTTCTTGGCTTCATGTAACAACCATCAGCTCAAGGTAAAAATTCTACTGAGATTTGAGTGTGAGAAAACTGAGTTTAAGGGTTTAAGGTTTTTAAGTTTTGTTATTTTATGGTAATTCAAGACAAATGGAGGAATAAAAAGAcgatattatttaatatataacttTAGGAGTACCTAAGGAGTacctaaataataaaataaaatattatttaatatataacctCAATTACACCCTGCTTCGACCACGTAAGAATACTAGTTCGGttcctctctcctctctctaaaaTCTAGAAAGCTTCTCACGTTTTAGAAAATGTGAATACGCATGGTTTTCTTGTTTAATAGATAGgcatttcaaatttcaatcgattggaatatattaacaatcgattgaattcagaaaaaaaaatcatttacaACGCTTTCCAATCGATTGGATTGGAATTCACAtacacaaccaatcgattgaatttggcaaATCCATATTGTTTTGGTGAATTTAATCGATTGAGTAACAAAACCAATCGATTATTTTGGTGAGACTTCAGGTTGTTTTcaagcattcaatcgattggagagtataaacaatcgattgaattacaaaaatccactttttattcatcgttcaatcgattgggtcATATAACCAATAGATTGATTTATGCGAAAACCATGCTGCCttgcaattttcaatcgattgttttgtgataaactgtaatccaatcgattgagttataatTCAATTGATTGTTTTGAAATTCCAATCgattggttttcaaggaaacacgatTTTATTGTTGATCACGAACGTCACGATCAAATATAAACTTTTAATCTATTGGAATAGCCAAAAACtttattacgatcaatggaagatctaattcgttattgtttttgtttttgattgttaataaacataatagatgattgataaaataataatttataattaaaaaaaatatatgggattaatttgtaattaaaattagttaaaggaCTATGTAGCAGTTgttaaaaaaactttaaaaacatGTTTTATTATGGGagcatttaatggtccaaacgttttGGGACCATCGAATCCTGTGCCCAGTATCAAAGGtttcatttttactttttttgtcAAAAGATGAGGACCAATTGTTGGAGAAGAGAGATAGAGAGTTGGCTCATGATTCAGTGGTTCAGGAACCTTTGGACTACTTAATGGTCCaagtagaaaacatgtttttggagtttttttatCAATTGCTACATAGTCtttgaactaattttaattacaaatcaaccccatatattttatttaattataaaaatagttttttattttataaattattattttatcaattatctattatatttattaacaatcaaatacaaaaataacaaccaattatatcctccattcatcctaataattccaattgattaaaaaattaactttgatctcgttacgttcgtccatggcttccaaatcgtgtttccttgaaattcaatcgattggtttttcaaaacaatcgattgaatgataactcaatcgattggtttacactatatcacaaaacaatcgattgaaagttgtaaggtagaatggtaaaaagcttaaatcaatcgattgtttatactttccaatcgaatgaatgcctcaaaacaatcgattgttgTTGTTAGTCAATTGATTGAATTCACAAAAACAACATGGATTTGCCAAATACAATCGATTGGAAAGTGATGACATTGAAGTTTtagccaaattcaatcgattggtaatgtaatctaatcgattggaaggtgatgaagttgaatgttttgccaatttcaatcgattggtaatggaATATCCATCTACTCAATCAATTAGTAATGTTCTCATTTTTCAGAATTCTGTAGGATTTTgcacaatttattctattctactttCATAAATCACAAATAGGTTGTACAAATCCTCATtaatccaattttttttcaatcaccaTGATCAGGATCTTATTATCTTCTTGCACCAATATCAATGTATTAACATAAGAACAATTTTTATCACTTAACTTAAATCATTGATCCTGTAGTTTGGTCTAGTTTGGACGAAGGAAATGTATTTCTACTAGTATTAATTAAATCCGTGATACTATATGACGAAATTATTTTGGTAACCAAGTTTAACCAAGTTGGTTCAATAGCTTATTggtataataaaaaaaacaattgATTGAGTAGATGGGTAATCTATTGAAATTGGCAAAACATTCAACTTCATCACCttccaatcgattggattacattaccaatcgattgaatttggctaaaacttcaatgtcatcacttttcaatcgattgtatttggcaaatccatgttgttttcgtgaattcaatcgattgagtaacaacaacaatcgattgttttgaggcATTCATTCGATTAGAaagtataaacaatcgattggttTAAGCTTTTTACCATTCTTCCTTAcaactttcaatcgattgttttgtgatatagTGTAAACCAATCAATTGAGTTatcattcaatcgattgttttaaAAAACCTATCGATTGAATTTCAAGGAAACACGATTTGGAAGACATGGACGAACGTAACGAGatcaaagttaattttttaatcaattggaattattaggatgaatggaagatataattggttgttatttttgtatttgattgttaataaatataatagataattgataaaataataatttataaaataaaaatttatttttataattaaataaaatatatggggttaatttgtaattaaaattaattcaagGACTACGTAGTAATTgataaaaaaactctaaaaacatgttttttacttGGACCACTAAGTGATCCAAAGGTTCCTGGACCACCGAATCTTGTGCCTAGAGAGTTCTTATACATACAATGAGAAGAGAGAGTTCCACTTTAGAAAGACTTCGAGTAACTAATAATAACTTGTCATGTggcaaattattttaaaaataaataattatattaaatcataattaattaaaatctaACATATACAGCTTCCAGCAATCACATAAACTGCGTTAGaatcttttcttttcccttcaaGCCTCAAAGAAGAGAAAACGGCTTTAGATTCTTCGCTTCGCAATTCGCACGATGGACGAAAAAATCCCCTTCAAGAATCTGCATAGCAGAGAGTACTCTGGTCACAAGAAGAAggtacctctctctctctctcatggtAATCAAGTTTTCAATGTTCAAATTTTGTGGTTAAGACAAGTTCCTTGGCACTATTTCTGATTAAATTCTGAAACTGGGTAAGTTTTGTTTCGTATGAGAAAAGGTGCACTCTGTGGCATGGAACTGCATTGGAACAAAACTCGCTTCTGGCTCTGTTGATCAAACTGCTCGAATCTGGCATATTGAGCCACATGGCCATGTAAGCTTGatccttgatgcatattattTGATAGTATTTTGTTTTCCTTATAATTGACTCGTTTTGTTTACGATGAGAATCCTCTTGCTGTTTCATGTCATAGATTAGAGGAGTAAAAGGTCATCTACATTAGCCTTAGGTTTAGGGTAGTATATACTTAGTTCTACCTCAATTTGGCTTCATGGGGGTTGAAAATGACATTTAATCTTCATATAGATGGTGTCATTTTGATTGGAGAAAGTATTTTTACAAAGAAATGCATACATATGCTGTTTGAGGAAAAATTAAAGCAGTCCACTTCCTTCCCCCTAACAAAAATTGCTTACTAGGTTAGGGTTTGTTGCTTTCAAAAAAGATGAAAATTTCAATGAATTTCAAGCTATCCCCTTTTCATCTTTTGTTGGATGTGGCTTGACTTGATTACCACCAAAGGATTTGGGTTTAGGTAAACATATCCTTTCAATTATGATGCTAATATAACTATTCCGAATGCAGCTCAACTGATGGTTAATTTTTAGAAATTGATAGCTCAAGGAGAGTTAAATTTATTTGAGGTGTAGCTGCAGTTTGGTAAGTACAATGAAGTAGTTGCCACCCTGGTTCCTTCTCCCATCCAGAATGACAATGATATTGGAGTTTGGGAAGGAAGTTTCTATTAGAATCAGGACTTATCAAATCAGGAAATATTTGGTGAATTGTAATTTTGACAATAATATCTCCTTGGCACCTTTTAGCTTAGAGATTATCTTTCAGTTTTTGCTGCTATTTTTTATGTCATTAGTAAAGATTATTTTGTTTTTTGTGGTTGGAAATTTGACTTCTCATTCTTGTGTATCGTGTTCTGATTTTCGGGCACTGGGATGGTTTTACTTGTTATAGGGTAAGGTCAAAGATATCGAATTGAAGGGTCACACTGATAGTGTAGATCAGCTATGTTGGGACCCCAAACATGCTGATCTGATTGCAACTGCATCGGGTGACAAGACCGTTCGTTTGTGGGATGCTCGTAGTAAGTGAACATTAGTTGTACAATTTGCTTTGGTTTGTCATATTTAGAAGGTGGATAACTATGACCTTTCATATTTTGTGAGATTAGTAGTGCATTTTATGGTTATGTTAGCAAGAATATGTATTTGAATGTTGAAGTGAAACTGCTCATATTTGATTTCTGCAGGTGGAAAATGCTCACAACAGGCAGAACTTAGTGGGGAGAATATCAATATTACCTACAAACCTGATGGGACTCATGTAGCTGTAGGCAATAGGGTCTGTTACGCAATCAGCTTTGCTAGTTACTAAATAGACTAGGTTTTATGATTCTCTCATTGTTTTTCAGCATTTTGTAGGATGATGAGTTAACAATATTGGATGTCCGGAAGTTCAAACCAATTCATAGGCGGAAGTTCAATTACGAGGTAGTACCCTAGTTTATATATTTTGTACTTAACCCTTGCTGTCTGTTCTGTTTCTGAGAATGCGTTAAGACTTAACTCAAGATTACGAAAATGAAACTGAACCTTGAAAATTTTGCGTAAAATGTGAATATACATATGTAGTGTTTATCCTTTCAATTCCTTAAATGAttaatgtttgtttgatttccaTACCCTTTAAACTGCCCAGCTAAGTTCAGGAACCACGGCCGAATTTAAGAGTCCAATGAAATACAAATTAAATCCATATTTGCTCTGAATGGGTAGAGGCGTAGAGCTATAAACCCTAGTTTCAAAAAGTCGGAGTTGGTGCTAGATTTGTATATTTATGTGTTTTGTTTGACTTCATTATTGTTTGACTTCCTTGCCTTGAAATCTGATTTTGTTTTGCTTATGGCCAAAGTAAGTCGCTGATGTATTTCCTGGTACCTGGCTCTCTGcagtccttttttttttttgcttcttttttagcCATTTTGAAACATTATCAATTATGATGCTGTTCTGGAGCTCATGCTTTTACTCAAACGGACGAATTTATAGCtgagattttgtgatttcttaAAAGTTCATCCATTTTAAGTAATTCCAGTAGTAAATTGTACATCCTTGCAGTTTGGTCATATGGCTGATACTTGATATACAGTTGAGAACAGACaggaaattaattttataattcacATAATGATCTTAACatattgagttaattttattctGAATGATCCTGTACTTTTCCTGTGTTTACTTAGGTAAATGAGATTGCTTGGAACATGACAGGAGAGATGTTCTTTCTAACAACAGGAAATGGTGAGCTCACTGCTTGAGTTGGTGCTTTTTTCCCTAACCAAGTCCGAATATGAATCCCAACTCTAGTGCATTTCACTTCATCGGGTCCAAATgaagtatataaaaaaattctcTTTAATATTCTTGTTACATTCTCACCATCATTAGGGACTGTGGAAGTACTGTCTTATCCATCTCTTCGACCTCTTGATACCCTCATGGCTCATACAGCTGGTTGTTATTGCATCGCAATCGACCCAGTAGGAAGGTATGCTTCTCATTTTTGTATTTCTGGTCTTGCTATTACATAGGAAGGAGACAAATGCACAGCCATAtatctgattcttcataaaagcAATCTTTTAGTGTCTTAGAATTTTTTAtgttctatatttttttatttcatgaaAATGTTTATATATGGACATAACAAATAGATCTTCTTTAACAATAACCTCATGTTCTTGAGGCAGATATTTTGCTGTTGGAAGTGCTGATTCCCTTGTTAGCTTGTGGGATATCTCAGAGATGATGTGTGTTCATACATTCACAAAGCTCGAGTAAGTTTTCTTGGCTTGCATATGGCActtctttttaatatatatatactgATTTTATAGATCGTGTTATGACAAATATGGAATGGAATTTTATCTTTCTTAGATGGCCTGTTCGGACAATCAGTTTCAATTATACTGGGGATTTGATTGCTTCTGCGAGTGAAGACTTATTTATCGATATTGTAAGTTTATGCTTGACACAACTTTTAATACTATCATGTGATTGGAAAAcctgttggttttttttttttttcaattctctctgtagacatgatacatgacagagcacaatgacgtcgtttgattcatgtagccgaccccacttagtgggacaaggctttgttgttgttgttgttgttgttgtttctgaTAATTTATTTGCAATGAAGATTTATATTAGAATTTTGTTGCTTATGAAACAGTCGAATGTCCAAACTGGACGAACTGTGCATCAGATTCCTTGTAGAGCTGCCATGAACAGTGTTGAGTGGAACCCTAAATATAATTTACTGGCTTATGCTGGTGATGACAAAAACAAGTATCAGGCTGATGAAGGTATATATCTTTTGTGAAAAATTATTAGAAACACAAAAATAACAGGAGGCTGCAGTTAACTTATCTGCATTTTGATTGCAGGTGTTTTCCGAATTTTTGGCTTTGAAAGTGCATAATTTTTGTTGGTGTATCATAAAAATACATTCATACCTAGTATTTGAGGATGAATAGTTGACGGGGTGGCATGAACTCAAGAGAAGACTTCCATTACAGGATTAACAACCTCATAGAGGCTGATTTGTATTGTAATCCAAAGTGAAAAATATGTAGAGTAGCAACTCGATATTCGGAAAGCTTAACTTCTAAATTTTTCAATGTGTTATCTTTGATTCCTTGAAAGCATTGGGTCTTACTGTATTtgtcttattttgtttttttaatctCTACCCGGACTGAGAAATATTCAATGTTGTGACCAAAATGGAAGATTAGGATGAAAGCTGTTGAAGAATTTAACATTTTGCTTTGTTGTTTATAACTCTTTTATAAACAGTAGAGTGATATTTGGCACTGTGTAAAAACTGTCTTAGGCTGTGTTTGGTTTTGAAAACATGACAAAATAAGACATTAAGAATAAGATACAAAAGATAGAGAGATAAAATTTAGTGTTTTTGTATgttgtttggtgataaattaaatataaaaagaataaattttaaaagttcaattcatttttattatttctatacaaaagatttagaaagaaaaataaaaaaatatactaatttaatgTTTTTTATTTGTCAGACATGGTTATGTATTTTTCAGGATCTGTATATATAAACAAAAGCAACATAAGGGACAAAAGAGTAGTTTATTTTTCAAATATCATCATTTTAATGTTAAAGATAGATTGCCACTTTAGCTTCCAAGTAATATTGCAACCTCtctgatttttcaaattatcttcCATCTTCATTAGTATTTTATTTTCCATGTTGATAACAGAAACTTTTCAGCTGAGAATAATTTGGAAATAACATAAATGGGTATTATCAATTGGTGGCAATATCTCCTATTATTAAAGTTAATCTTTTACAAGCTAATGGTTACCCCTTATGAGAACAATTCTGCAGTCTGCATTCTCTTCAAAAGTATATgtcttcaaaaaaaattaaaaaatgcttTTGCGCCCATTCTCATGAAGTGATAACAGCTTTGATATTCCAAAGAACTGATCTGTATCCAGCTTAGATACAGAGTTGACAAGATTGTAGATTCAACAACTAGCAAAGCAACATCAGTTCTACAATTGAACGAATGAATGAATTTATTCATAATGTATGAAAAAGAATAGGCCTATAGAATGTGGCAAAATTGGAGTAGCTTGCAGTTTTACTGCATATCTCAGATAAGTTGACAATATTGAAAGATTTCAGGGACTCAGCACACAAGAGGTGTTGCTTGCTTCAGAATAAATTCTAGTCCTGAGCAACACAAATATCTTGTCTTGGTATAAAAAACCACAGGAGCTCAGATTATGGTGTCTTGAAACCGAGCCTCATACAAAGAGTCTCCTATGTCTGGGCCTTGCTGGTGTGTCACATCACATATGCTCCCTACCCAGAAGTTGAAGGTTGCATTATAATTCTGAACTACTTCTAAGCATAGCGACCTTCAAAATTTGAAGAGTTGTTCCTAATTAATCGGACCAAAAATGCTCCATTCCCTGAAATTTGCTAGAACAAAttgccaaaaaaaataaaagaagaaaaacatgATGTTTACAAACATAATAATAAGAAATCATTGAAATGAATCATCCATGCTTACCTCATTTCTGAAATGCCAACTCATCATAAGAAGATTCCAGAAGTCAGAAGCCACAAAGAAGAAGCTTTGAAGCAGGGAACACAAAACCAGTAAAACAAAAAATGCAAACAGTTAGCGAATTCCGGCAACACCAACTAACCGGCCGCCACTTGATCTC is from Arachis ipaensis cultivar K30076 chromosome B01, Araip1.1, whole genome shotgun sequence and encodes:
- the LOC107612294 gene encoding THO complex subunit 3, whose amino-acid sequence is MDEKIPFKNLHSREYSGHKKKVHSVAWNCIGTKLASGSVDQTARIWHIEPHGHGKVKDIELKGHTDSVDQLCWDPKHADLIATASGDKTVRLWDARSGKCSQQAELSGENINITYKPDGTHVAVGNRDDELTILDVRKFKPIHRRKFNYEVNEIAWNMTGEMFFLTTGNGTVEVLSYPSLRPLDTLMAHTAGCYCIAIDPVGRYFAVGSADSLVSLWDISEMMCVHTFTKLEWPVRTISFNYTGDLIASASEDLFIDISNVQTGRTVHQIPCRAAMNSVEWNPKYNLLAYAGDDKNKYQADEGVFRIFGFESA